The Candidatus Acidiferrales bacterium genome contains the following window.
CGAAATCTCCTTGAGATGGAGGGGGGAGGACGTGCCAAACTTAGCACTCGGAAGGGGCCAAGTCAATAGAAAGTAATAGTACTATTTCTTGGTTGGAAACAGAGGACTTGGATGGGGTTCTAATACCGCTTTGTGCCGTTCTGACTAACCGGCTAACCTTGCCCCAGCGTGATGATCTTCTTGAGGGTTCCCTTTTTCTTGCTACTGGACTCTTTCTTCGGCTTCTTGTCTTTCTTTTTCTTGGTGTCGGCTTGCTGCTCCTCTGCCCGCGATGAGGGAGAGCTGCTGGCCGAGGTGTCCTGCGCCGACCCAGCCTGGGTGGCAGCCGGGGAGGAAGGTGTAGGGTTGGCTTCGACGGATGGGGACGTGGAAGAGGCGCCCGGCGAGGGGCTCGAGCCTGGTCCCGGCCCGCTCGCTTCCGGGACCGTCTGCACGACCACGCCCGAGCCTGCTGGTGCCGGGACGGCGGCAACCTGGGCTGAGCGGCCGGTCCGGCTCTCGAGGTTCGGCTTGGTGATCTTGCCCTGTGCTCCCGAGACGTCGGGGCCGTGCTTGAACATGCCGGTCAGGCGACCAACCACTCCCGCTTTCTTTGCCTGTTGTGCTTCCAACTGGGCGCGGGCAACCACTTCCGGTTTTGGCTCGGGGATCGGCCGGTTGAGGGCAGTGAGCTTATCCTTGGCGTCGGGGACGAGCTTGCTCAGCGGATATTCGGTGATGATCCGTGAATAGGAGTTGGCAGCCTCTTCGGCGCGCTCGATGCGCTCGAAGGATTGACCGAGCATCCAGAGTGCCCGGTCGGACTTACTATAAGTCGGGTACTCGTCCACGATTTCGCGCAAGCGGGGGATGGCGGCGCGGTTCGAGCCTTTGATGAAGTAAAAGCGGGCCACCCGGAAATCACCCTCCGCCAGCACCTCTTGCACTTCGCGCAAGCGATGCTCGGCTTCCTCGACCAGCGGGCTGCCCGGATAGGTCTTCAAGAAAACCTTCAGCTCTTCCTCGGCGCGGACGGCATGGGTGCGGTCGCGGTCGGGCTTCTCCATCAAGCGATAATGCGACATCGCCACGCGCATTTGCGCATCGGCCGCTTCCGGCAACATGGGGAAGATGGTGATGAAGTCCTTGTACTCGGCCTCCGCCTGCGTCAGGCCGGCGGTGCCACCTTCCGCGTAGTAGGAATCGGCGATGGCCAGCTTCGCTTTGGCCAGGTGGTCGCTATCCGGATAGGTGTTGATCAAGGTTTGCAGGGTCAGCCGGGCGACCGTCCAATGCTTGCGTTGAATTTCATACTGGGCGCGCTCGAAAAGAATCTTGTCCGGCTCCTGCGACTGCGAGAGGTCCATCGTGTCCGGCTTCTTGCCCCGGCCGCAGCCGGCCGCCGCCAGCCACACCAGTAACACCGCCAGCAGATACGCCAAGCCTCTTGCCCCAGCCTGCATACGAACCTATCTCCCTGTCCCTGCACCGGCCCGGGGCCCGCCTGCCTAAACTTTCTGCGCCACCGCCAGTTGGGCCGCCTTCAACATTTCACGCACGGTCGCCGCCGGGTCAGGCGAGTGGAAGACCGACGTGCCGGCGACCAGGATTTCTGCCCCTGCCCGGACCAGGTCGGAAAGGTTTTCGAGACCCACGCCCCCATCCACCTCGATCCGGAAAGCGAGTCGGCACTCTTCCCGCAGCCGCCTTAATTGGCGAATCTTTTCGAGGCTGCCCGGGAGAAACTCTTGTCCGCCAAAGCCCGGG
Protein-coding sequences here:
- the bamD gene encoding outer membrane protein assembly factor BamD — translated: MAYLLAVLLVWLAAAGCGRGKKPDTMDLSQSQEPDKILFERAQYEIQRKHWTVARLTLQTLINTYPDSDHLAKAKLAIADSYYAEGGTAGLTQAEAEYKDFITIFPMLPEAADAQMRVAMSHYRLMEKPDRDRTHAVRAEEELKVFLKTYPGSPLVEEAEHRLREVQEVLAEGDFRVARFYFIKGSNRAAIPRLREIVDEYPTYSKSDRALWMLGQSFERIERAEEAANSYSRIITEYPLSKLVPDAKDKLTALNRPIPEPKPEVVARAQLEAQQAKKAGVVGRLTGMFKHGPDVSGAQGKITKPNLESRTGRSAQVAAVPAPAGSGVVVQTVPEASGPGPGSSPSPGASSTSPSVEANPTPSSPAATQAGSAQDTSASSSPSSRAEEQQADTKKKKDKKPKKESSSKKKGTLKKIITLGQG